The following nucleotide sequence is from Salvia miltiorrhiza cultivar Shanhuang (shh) chromosome 7, IMPLAD_Smil_shh, whole genome shotgun sequence.
ATTATTACCATGATTTGTGTGATCAAGGCAAAGGCCGCTTGATGTATGTAGTCGTAGACATAGTTGCCAAAGGTAAATcagttaaatatatatatatatattctagaAGCTTTATATATTTAACagtgtatattaatttttgatCTCAGATAGTATATGCTTTGCGTTTTATAATTAAGTAGTAGTATTTCTATGATGTGTTCATGTCAATGACATGTACGAATCGTACACgtcattaaataaaattagatataaatatacatattaggAAAGGGTGGAAGATAGGAAGAGTTCAGACATTCTCTTGAATCAGAAATCAAGATGGGAATTTTGCTACTACAAGAGTGACAataagataattaattaagcagaTGACACAAATAAAATATGGAAAACTTCAATTTTTTCCACTCATCTTAATATGTTTCGATCCTTCTATTCCCAAATACGTAACCTCTCCCCTAAATTCCATTACGAATAATTAATATTGTCTTgtcgaattttttttcttaggtACAACTTACAAATCACAAAATTGTAATgctaatttattttgaatatatGCAAAAATAAATGGTATAAGAAATGTAAAATATCTTATATTGAAGCTGGTTGTGGAGTTCTATATAAAGAGGTTTAAACACATTCGAAAAGCTCAACACTATCTCCACTGGAAATCCCTTATCTAACTCCTTCAATCCCctattctcttctcttctctcctctCATTCTAATTCTTTTTGTTGGATCTTATCCATTTAATTAGGTAGTTGATCAGTTTTGGCAGCTTCAGTTTCATCAAGATTTCGAAAATTAATTTTCTTCGAGTGTCATCTCTGTGAAAAAGCAAATTAAAGATGCAGGTGGAGAAGAAGAGAAACGTGTTGCAACTGTCATCGTTGAACCACATTTCTCTTGTCTGCAAATCAGTGGATGAAACCAATTATTTCTATATAAATGTTCTTGGATTTGTGCCTGTCAAGAGGCCTGCCGCTTTGAATTTTCCAGGGGCATGGTACATATATAGCATttaatttgtgtgtgtgtttttggcCATTATATTCTTGACTAATTAAATGTTGTTGGTTTTTGGAATTGTATGAGCAGGCTGGTTGGTCATGGGATAGGAATACATCTACTACAATCAGAAATTCCAGAAAACTTGCCAAAGAAAACTGTGATTAATACCAAAGATAGTCACATTTCATTCCAGGTAATTTAGGCTATCATCAATTTTCCTTTCCTAAAACACGTAACATCAATGCCAAATAAGTATGGAGTTCAAATCAATAAGAGAGTAATGAAGAACCATTATTGATGTGCGTGTGTTGATTTAGCGATAGGAGTTTAATATTCAAAGCTTCCGATCTTAGGTTCGAATCTTTTGTTGTGCggttttaattttctttttatatgcACGGGATTGCGGCAAAACGCCGAATATAATCACGTATCTCATCACATATAGTATTATTATGAGGCAAAAACTTGCATGCAGATGCAGTCGTGCAAACGGccacaattaattattaaatattaattaattccaATATATTATTCTATAttagaatatattaattttagttGGAGTTTATTAATccctaactagagtttattgaTCTCTcattagaattaaatataattattttaataaacaattaaataaaataaactatacaTATATCCCAAGACGCCTCTTATTATATAGTAATGACTAATTTATCAGTGTTTCCAATATATCATATGGGTCGAATGCAAAAATTTGTGTTCAGAGGTAATTAAGCTATCGTGGGCATCCATTGTTTTAAATATAACACTATGTGCTTACAATGGATGcacaaaatcaaattttgttaCAACTGTGTGTTCTACTCTAAGATTGGTAAGAAAATGTGATGATGGCAGTGTGAGAACATGGGCATGGTGGAGAAGAAGCTCGGAGAAATGGGGATTGATTGGGTGCGGCAGAGAGTAGAAGAAGGTGGAATCTACATGGATCAGTTGTTCTTCCACGATCCAGATGGATTCATGATTGAAATCTGCAACTGTGAAAGCATCCCTATCATACCATTGGACAGCAAGATGCATATGATATGTCCACACCCACCACTGAAGCAGATCAGGGTGCAGCCGCAGCAGATCCGTGCCCTAGTGCCTAGGATTGGGCCCAAAATTTTGAGCGAGGGGGGCGAAATTATCATTCCCAATAATTAACTACTCCATATCATAAGCAAACTAAATATATAAACATCTAATTAAGcctattatataatacaaaattattttatgttatacgtacaaatttatttttgtttgaaaactATTTTATGGATTGAATAATAACGGTATGGAAAAgttatcaaaatatatatatatatatatggtttcaCTAAAATCAATCTTAAGCAAAGCATATATACATTGTTCGTATTGGGAGGAAagcaataattgaaaattttttaaaataattttttttaataaaagcattaaagaaaattttcaagTTTTGTTATCCATTTTTGAAGTCATTTAAATTGATGCGCATACAGATTTTTGAAGTCAATTGAATTTcctataaatattttttaaatatacataatagtatatgaatttataaataatacgaTTATTATTCTCAGATAAATTATTGATTTCAAGAATTtgaattgaaagaataaaaagaataaagaaatATAGGAGATCATCTTATGAATATCTAGAgttagatttattaaaattataaacacACATATTTTGCATAATATTGCTCATTTATAtacattatattttatatatataccgTGGGATGTTTAATTTCGAGGGGCTAATGCTATGTATCCCCGGCCGCTCTCGCCCCGTACGTCTCTGGTACAACCTTGGATGCATGAAGTATAATATAAGGCCTGGACATCGGAAATAATTATCGGatgtaatattaaataatatatttatatatagataatttgTTTGTTTTACAAATATCGAGTGAATATTATCGTTTCgtaatatattttctttctaCAAACTCATTTTATCCATTCATTGCCCATTgataatttcttatttattgaataacgatattagtATATTTTACATATAGCATGCCTTATATTAGTGTTTTCTATATGCAAGGTTAATTTGGTCTATAATTAATAGGTGGTGATGATAGATAAGTCATGTGAATCATTTGCATGAGACTGTACACGTAACACGCGTATGTTGATGATTAATATACAGAACTTATTTAGTTTGACAATTTATTTTTAGTGGATACATATTACATAAAATGTTggatataataattaattctgATAGTCAATATTATTGATAAGCAAAAAATAAGAAACAAACTGAGATCAACACTGTGagtatattattttattggCAAATCTGATAAACATAAATCACTCACACATAaactattaattattattacaataaactattcattcaaaataatttcaGATATAACAATTTTATTTCCGCAAAGGAAAACAATGAATAGAAGTAATAATTAGTAAACACCCCTTTTGATAATTTGGTCGTAGTTCTTGTTGTCCATTGACTCCATCCACTGTTGAAGCAGCTGCCGCCTAAATCTCTTTATGAATGCTTCTGCACTTTCATTAATATCTTCGGTCTCCGCCTTATGTGGTAGTGGCGCCGCCGCTGCTCCTCGCCGCCGGCCCTCCACCGTAGGCTGGTTTCTTGAGTACAAGTTTTGTGGTTCTGTGCTGTAATTGTAAATCATTGTTCCCTTCGTGTCTTTTCTGACTTCGTATTGCATGTTTGGATCAAGATGTAGGCTATCCCATATTTATAGATgagatatattaattaattaatttgagttAGCTGTAGTTAGATGCATATCATATTTTTAGAGATTAAGTTGCATTTGATATGCCACGTAATCAATATTATAATGATGAAATAGCATAAGAAGGGGGAAGGAATATATTTGCAACAGAGGCCGACTGAAAATCTTGAGCTACACATGATTGTTTGGGATATAATAGAAGTGTACGAGATTCTTGatcgttttctttttttcacaCTCTggaagttttttattttattttttatatctctataatttgaaaaaatttaaactcgagcaattttttaattaattttatttatattctattgATGGACGTTattgacaattttttttgaaaggatTATTGTCAATATATATCTACTTCGAAGAgttatatataactaatttccTTATTATTAATACAGATATTAGGCTTCACGATCGCAGTTCAATCTAATTTGGTGTAGAACGTTCTGGTAAATTTCAGCAAActagtaattaattaatctataaTGCCTTTGGACCAATAAACTAAATAAAGGTCTGCATATATATAGGCGCATCTCCAACCTTAAAAGTGGAAAAATACCTAAATATAGCCTGTTAGGTACACTGCAtcgactatatatatatgtatatatatatatatatggaagagggctaaaataaaaacacttcttaaaatataaaatataaataattttcagccatTAGATCACCAAGATCTACAGTTAATTCGTAACtctattggatgaattcgtggtcctgagttcgaattccaaaagcagcaaaagtttatttttcacaattcgcaACCCTATTGGGTGAATTTATAAgttgttctacataaaatttgtACATTGAAATatgttttagtttttattttaagaaatgttttcACGATAGCCcttcccaatatatatatatatatatatataaaatgttgTTGGTCACTTTTTGAGTTTTCAAGTTACTTGTTCCCAaacatccaaaaaaaaaaaaaaaaccatataTAAAAAGTAAAGTTATCGTgttaattcaattttaattgtgataaataactttaattgaatattaataTATCCAAATtagatattaatatttttaattagaaattactaaattctaattaaaactacaactaatctatataatatataaaagaggagtttttccctctatttctttccttcttttttttttctctcttttcttccaccaattttttttctccctTCTCTAtaaattttctctcttctcttttattaatttttgagttaagtaccaaattctcccctatcgatggcgtctcTATCGCGTATAGCCCTCTACCGTCAGGGGGGAGAGCTGcctactacctcaacgtggctttaTCGAACCAATTTGCCCCCCGCCTTTTAACGGACGTTAACGCCGTTAGAAAAAAACAacgttttttttgtttttgttttttttttaaattcaggtggcctccacctctctctctctgttgcCGTCGTCTCGACGGCGGCACCGTCGGTGCGGCTGCCTCTGTCCCCAACCCCTTCTCTTCCCTCTTGCTTAGAAAAGGGCGATGGTGGCAGCCTTGTGGCTGCTACTCGCCGAAAAATTTAGGACAAGAATGGTGGTCCTGTCTGTCGAAATTGAGCAGAGGAGAAAGAGATGCATCGGCGGTGGGCCGGTGGCCTTGTTGCCGCCGTCTAACTCAGGGAAGAGGGTGGATGGAGGCGGCATCGTGTGTGGCGCAGAGGTCGCCGAAAAATAAGGGGAAAAGGAAGGGGTTGGGGACGGCTAGAGGAAGACGTAGGGATTGTTCCAAGCAAGAGGGAAGAGAAGGGGTTGGGGACGGAGGCAGCCGCACCGATGGCGCCGCCGTCGAGAAGACGGTAGCAGAGAGAAGACGGCGGCGGCAGCAGAGAGAGAGCTGGAGGCTAACGGCGTTAACGTCCGTTAAAAggcggggggagggggggaattGGTGCGAtaaagccacgttgaggtagtgggcagctctcCCCCCTGACGGTAGGGGGCTAAACGCGATAGGGAAGGCATCGATAGGGGGAAatctggtacttaacccttaattttttttcttctaaatatCGTTagatttgattcatgaaaaaatatttaatattcatcttaaatttaagttcgtgaaaagatatttaatatggtataaaaaatcatcaaaaatgaaattaaagcaaataaatttcaaaatttaaaatatactattattttttctctctattacttttacaactttttgtttatgttaagtatatgaaatttttatttatttattaaaatatattttaattctatttaatattaatatttatttatttaaatatataaattaatttcgATGTTCATCGTGCCCGAATGGATTTACTAGTTAATAAGTAGTAATAGTAACAACTTTAAACAGACCGTCCGTACACCAAAATTATCCTTATTCCAGAATTAATTTACGCGTAAAACACGGGGTAATATTCTTAATCATTCGGGATGCGTGGAACTTAACTTATGAATTGCAAGGTGAGATTATCCTAATCATTTCACTTTACAAAAGGAATAAATTCCTAGATTTCTAAAAGAAATATTCTTCCTCCAAACAAGAAggatttcttttttcacaacttCTGTTACATTCTTGAACTTATTTCTCTGGACACCTAATTTGGATAGAGAGATTCTAGAATTTAAATTGttttgagatatatatattattactaCACATCTGCCATCTTCGATCtgttatatatatactagaaaATGTAGAAAATTAGGCAGCtaaattctttctttttcaCAATTAAgttagtgttaataggcaaaaatgcccttttcttataaacacttgtaaaaatgcccacttTCATAAGTGAaagtgggcatttttacaagtgtttataagaaaagggcatttttgcaaatgcctCGTTAGTGTTatatacatccacaatgcttgcacccggagtgggtgcaatagacatggtcccacttctattgcacccactccaacaatggtattgcactcgCCCGGGttcaatagattttaatttcattttctttttacttttattcttttttcaatttaaattaaacaacttcaattttaacaacataaaattcattcaactaaaaatccaaacattacaaataaaaataaaaaacaacaaatatttaaaacatccaattttcgaaaaatttaAAGCCGTCGAACTACGGGTCAACCGGACCAAAGCGTGCCCATATATGCTCAACCAAATCATCGCGGAGGCGAGCATGCAATCGTGCATCCTTCAAGCTTGCATTCCGTGCCAAATAGGCGGCGAACTCCGGTGGTGCTCCGGAATTGAATTGTGTTTGAGGAGTAGAACTTGGTCCCTCGCCGTCGTCACCGTCAAAATTACTTGCATTTCCACCTTCATCctcaatgatcatgttgtgcaatatgatgcatgcaaacatgatcgaactcatttgctccGCCTTCCACAAACGCGACGGTCCTTTAATTATACCCCACCGAGCCTGAAGAACACCGAAAGCTCGTTCCACATCCTTCCTTGCAGCTTCTTGCATCATCTTGAACCTCCGCTTCTTCTCATCGTTCGAAAACTGGAAGCTCTTCACGAACACCGGCCAGTCCGGATAGATGCCGTCTGTTAAGTAGTATCCTCGAGTGTGGTGAGAATTGTTGGCGAGGAAGTGCACAGCCGCTTCATGCCCCGCTAAAACATCGTTGAATAGCGTGGACTGGTGgagcacgttgatgtcgttgttggaCCCAGCAACTCCAAAGAATGCATGCCAGATCCACAAATCTTGTGAAGCAACGGCCTCTAATATAATTGTTGGCTCGCCTTGATCCCCTCGAGTGTAGGCGCCGTGCCAAGCCATGGGGCAATTCTTCCAtccccaatgcatgcagtctaggCTCCCCAACATTCCCGGGAACCCATGGCGGGCTTCGTGCATTGCAGTGATGCGTTGCACATCGGCAGTTGTTGGCCGCCTCAAATACGTGCCGCCAAATAT
It contains:
- the LOC130992176 gene encoding glyoxylase I 4-like, which produces MQVEKKRNVLQLSSLNHISLVCKSVDETNYFYINVLGFVPVKRPAALNFPGAWLVGHGIGIHLLQSEIPENLPKKTVINTKDSHISFQCENMGMVEKKLGEMGIDWVRQRVEEGGIYMDQLFFHDPDGFMIEICNCESIPIIPLDSKMHMICPHPPLKQIRVQPQQIRALVPRIGPKILSEGGEIIIPNN
- the LOC130993769 gene encoding uncharacterized protein LOC130993769, with product MTVASSYRFDPPPPRPRKKRTVVRHDREGGAERLHRDYFSVEPVYGPQFFRRRFRMSRELFLRIVNALEVDPYFQQRPDAIGRLSFSPIQKCIVAVRQLAYGTSADCCDEYLRIGESTALECLKKFCKAVVRIFGGTYLRRPTTADVQRITAMHEARHGFPGMLGSLDCMHWGWKNCPMAWHGAYTRGDQGEPTIILEAVASQDLWIWHAFFGVAGSNNDINVLHQSTLFNDVLAGHEAAVHFLANNSHHTRGYYLTDGIYPDWPVFVKSFQFSNDEKKRRFKMMQEAARKDVERAFGVLQARWGGNASNFDGDDGEGPSSTPQTQFNSGAPPEFAAYLARNASLKDARLHARLRDDLVEHIWARFGPVDP